Below is a genomic region from Venturia canescens isolate UGA chromosome 1, ASM1945775v1, whole genome shotgun sequence.
TCCGGTTACTCGCGTATGAATTTCTACCGTTTCCGAACTATTTCCAATCTCGACAGAACAATCACTGATGAAATAGTATTCTCTTCATTTTCACGAAATGACAATCGGCTTGACATCACGAAGGCGCGGGCTCTTGCGCGATATTGTGTTCCAAGTGATCGCAATGCAACGGACATTGATAATACGAAACCGCACTCGCGTGACCCGATCTGCCGGAAGTCATCGGTAGTCCTAGCTCCCACAGATCTTTCCCCGGATCGTATATTTCAACAATACTTAAAAATGTCGTTCCATCGTAACCACCTGAACAGAAAATTAGAAAgaaattcagttattcgattCTTTACCGATTTCCTGGTAACTAGAAAATTACGGAAAAAGTTGTCCACTATTTGAGCTAgaataaatttaccaaatGTACCAAATcatggaaattcatttcgactaaaaattcaacaaaacatTTACGAAGAATGAAGATTGAATGACCATTGCGTTATCGGAGagtttttcacttctcaaaatgtaaaaaaaacaacaataatgAATGAACATAAAGTTGATTATAAAATGAAGTTATCACGCTGTTGCAAATGATTTATTGCaattaaagagaaaaaaaaatgaacgtcaTCCGATCGATAAATCTCTcgagaaattgaaaagttcaaaattaACGGGGACGGACGATTGAAAGTATTCAAACCCGGAAAGCTGacaaggaaaaatataaaatccggGAAAATTGGACATTGATAAATATTCAATCGTAATTAAATTGTCGAAGAAGGTTTTCTTACCCATGGCGTATAATTTGCCATCGAGAACAGTGACGCTCAAAGCGCTTCGTGCGATGGAAACGCTGCTAATGTATTCCCACTGGTCGTTTTCGGTGTCATAACGTTCTACCGTATTCAATTGTTCATTGCCATCGTATCCACCAACAACATAAATAAATTGTCCGAGACTGGCGACCCCAGCTCCGGACCGGCTGCATTTCATCGATGTGACCATTGTCCATTCGTCGTTCTCCGGATGGTAACACTCGACCGAGTTCAGTCGGTGTGTCCCATCGAACCCGCCGATCGCGTACAATAATCTACGAAATGGATAATCAATTTGATAGTAGGAAGAGAGTAAAagattttaatttatcgacaCACACACTGAGGCGATTTTTCCGAAATTGACAAAAAGTCGTTACCTATTTACAACGGCGACTCCGACGCCTAATCTTTTGACATGCATTGGTTTGACATTGGTCCATTGGTCCATATCGGGATCAAAACATTCGACGCTATTGTGATATTCAACACCAGCACTGCCACCAACAGCGTATAATAAACCATCCATAACAGCTACGCCGACACGGTTTCGAGCTAGTGACATTGGACTGCAGGGCCTCCACTGATCCGTAACTGGGTTGTATCTGTCGACCCAATCGCTATCGTATCTGGAAAAACAAACACGCAAACTTGACGAAAGATTAGATTGATCTGGTTTATCTGAGATGAATTGTTATTTTCGTACATTAAATAAATTTCTCTTGACGCTTTACTTTTGGTCGAACAGTGTTGAAGGGGGGAATGTTTTGCAatgaaatttcttaatttgaaaaactgtattCAATCAGGgtataaaaatatcatcggAATTGGAACTAAACTGGTTTGCCATAAGCTTGAAAATCTTTGAtagaaatgaaacaaaaatgttaTTCGTCGACCTGGATTCGAACGTTGTTGAAATTTACCTCGTGTCAGGAGAGTTATTGCGTCCTCCGACGGCGTAAAACATTCCCTTGAGGAATGCACCACCGAGGCCGGATCGTGGTACAATTAATTTGGCATGTTGAGTCCACGTTTTGTCATCGGCGTTGTAGCCTTCGAGAATGTCAAGAGAATTTTTGTAAAAGCCTCCAGCGATATAAATGACTCGCGGCGTGTTGGGCGTTCTTTCTTTGACGATGGGTTTTTTGTGGAGAGTCAAGTCCTTGAATATTTGTGCGAGATATTCGCGACAGGcaggaacttttttcaaaacgtcacaatttttcatttgctcGCGCAAAAAATTGGGCGTCAAGTATTGGCAGCGTACAGCGTGCAGAATGTGCTCCATTTTTGGACCTCGGGCTTCTTCGTTGTATTTCACCCACTTCAACACAGCGTTGTAAACCTCGCGCTCTTCCTGCACGTTGAGCTCGTCCTTCCTCACCAGCGATATCAACTGGATCGCCGACAGCTGCAGAAATTCTTCCTCCTGACAAATCTGATTAAAATGCTGCACTATGAACTGATTCGCCTTGTGACAAAGGCTGTGACAGCCATGCTGCTCCGCGAAATTCGCTATACCGATTGCGTTCGTTGGATCCAATTGGCGCTCCAGAAAAGTACAACACGCGTCGATTACGTTGCTAACCTGAAAATTAATGGGCTCAAATCAGATTATTTCATCTCCAGCTCATATTCTATTCATTAAACATCAACTACAGTCTAAAATCCTATTCCCCGAGACGATTTTTCGGATGGATCTCATCATATATAAATCTGTTCATTTATAAAAGTTAGCTATTTTCCAGAGAAAAGCCACTGAACCGACTACGATGAATTCGAGCCATGCTTGTCGTTTGAATTTCGCCAAAAGACCAAAACCAAAAGATGACTAATGATTGACTAATTTACTGATAGttcgaaaaacgaagaaaacgagcAGTGGCTGAGGATTTGATTtttgatggagaaaaaaaaattgcagcaATTTTAATAACAcgatagaaattttgttttttaattaatatcgTACGTTGagttattttatgaaattgaagaatttcttattttctcgtatattcattgaatattttagTTCATTAATGATTCAATTTCGTTTGCAATTTGATTGAGTTGAGAAAAACTTGAGAAATCCAATAAACATTTGCATTCTCCATTTCCTTTGATCTTTCAAGTTCATGCTCTGGTTTGTTGCTAAATAATCTCCGAAAGTAGGACGATTCAAGTGATTTTCGAACTTTATTCCATTCGACGAACCTGGAACATAGTGGCTGCGGGTAGAAGCGAGCAGACGGTGACCTCGGTCACTCGAATTTGTCCGGTGTACATGAAGTACATCAGCCTCGCCATTGCCGTTGGACAAACGCCTTGCAGTTTCACTCTGGTCATTTCGCACTCTTTGAGTCCTCCCGTGAACATTGCCTGTGCAAAATAAAAACCAACTATTACTGAAGTTTAAAAATGTGCAATTTCATCGATTTCCTTCTCAACGAGGAGTTTCAAGGGTCtctggaattaaaaaaaaatctttcttttcatcaaacgtattttttctcacatcaGGGTTCTTGAACGGTTATTTATGGAATTATGATAAAAGTACAAAACGTGAATAAATGCGGTAAAAAATCACCTTGAAATAGGGACTGGCAGCAGCGAGAATAACTTTATGAGCGTGAAAAAGTTCAGAACCGACTTCGAGAATGACGTCGGTGAGCATGTGATGACTCCGCATCATGAACATCATCTTCATAGCATCTTTGATATAATTAGCCATGCAAAACGTCAAGTCCCCGAGGTTACTCTGTTTCTCGGCGTTGAGTAGATCCTCCAGATCATTCTCGTCGCTGAGGATGAGGGAAACTCCGTTTCCATATTTAAGAATATTACTGCCGCTTGATGCTTCGTTCCTGTTCTGTTGTTGATACTCCTCGTCATCCATCAAAGTGGTGTTGCCggaaactaaaaataataaaaacaaaacgaatcaATCGATCCAATAAATTAGACAAATCATTGTAATTTAACAATCGATTGTAAAACGTATTTCCAGTGTGAACATTTCTTCACATAATATAAACAGTTTTAAGGACAGTTTTatacacttgtgatgggcgagaaaatcgaacattttttcattagatACTCTTCGagtacaatgtctgaagaatattctcactaaatttcataaagatcggagcaccagatttttttgttggaaaaaaaaaattgtaacaaaaaaactgaaaatttagcacctcgaaaaatgaattttttgttaaaactgtcgccatttttttttaattaaaacttttataaatccttcgtccaggcccaagctattattataataaataagtggtataaattcgGTGTGGATCGGATTAGTGGTTTTTTAGTTGTCATGTCTTGTCACTTTGagcaattttttgatgaaaagaaTTGTACGAGTACACGAAGATACGTACTATTAATGAATGTacagttttttcaaataaacgtttattttcttgtcgaaaaaaaaacaaaaaaatcacgttttttcggcCGCTGCAAGTGTATATAAGGCCTTAATAAATTTCCTCCCTTTTACATTACacaaattgttaaaaaatgttaaaatttgaaaaaaaacgttcgttcattttttcgttactGTTACATGCAACAATTAAGTgcttttcaaatgattttttctaccGCGACAGCCTGAAAAAAAGTCCACtgaaaattgaacattttttcaaaatactcAAAGCCCGAATTGTTTTTTGAAGACGAAAAAATTACgttcaaaatgaaattttttaatttatcacGACATATCGAAAAGCaggaagaaaaagtaaaataccGAATAAATTTCACGCCATCTGACACACTCTTTTTGTCAGATAAACTTACTGGAATTACGACAAAATACGATTCGCTATAGTTTCGAAGAATCATCTGACACGATATTTTTACCCAACGACAAGGACctcgctgttttttttcttcgcagaACTAGCGTTGCCATTGCGATAAGCTGTTAACGTTCAAAGTACAAAAGAAACGCGGTGGAAAGATTAAGCCTTTACCTTTTGCACAGTCATGTTTAATTGaactaatttttcatcattcaatcttttattttttcctcaatattTCGGTAACATTTCTcaattaatgaatttatttatttttcgtccagAAGaatacgaatttgaaaatagctgcgaaaaaatttggaaaaatttcagcCGTCCATTTTCCAGGGTGGGTCAATCTTATTACGTTTAtttgtgtaattttttttttaccaatatCAGTCAAACTGCTGTGCTCCTTAATATATTACCTCCCGctgaatatgatttttttacttatcGCCATGCAGAAATGGacgatttgttattttttttacggtCATCACTAAATGTCACAATTGtcgaacatttatttttattcttatttcaCAACACGTTCttacattattattattatcaatgATGCTTCAATGATATTAATTGTCATTACGAAGAGCCTGCCTAAAAAATATCTAATGAATTCCTGGTGTAAATTAAAGTGAAACTGCGATGAATCAAATTGACATTAAAAGCAAACAATTAGAATACGAGGAATCAGCTGATTTGGTCAAAAGTCCAATCTAACCTCGTCAGGGAGTCGCGATCGATTTGTTACATgtaaccttaaaaaaaaaacgaatggagAAAAGACTTGTAAAAGTTTGTGAATAAAGGAGAATTAACATTTACTGGAGTCATTATCATTTGACAGatggaacgtaattttttgTCGTTGAAAAGTTGCAGCAAAAGAAGTGAGTTGGAGGAGAGGTTAGGCTCTTGCGGCGTTCGTGAAGGAACGAGCATTCGTCGAGTTACGAGTCGCATTTAATTTCACGTAATTGGCTTCTTTATTCATTCGTGTGGAATAATGAGGAAGAAGTGCACAGTTACGGGCATTAATAACACATGCAATTATTCGTAATTTCAGCAATTCgttgaagaaatatttgctAATCTTCTAAGTTGCCATTCGTTCATTGTTCTTTTTCGAACTTTCTTTTTCGAATGTACGGTAATCgcaattcatttatttgtcGAGTCAGATGTCATTACCGACCTTAGTTCGAAAATAAGAGCTCATATTTTCAGCTGTTTTGATATATCTGAGTCTTTCGAAGTTTGCAATATGAATTATGACGTCTTGTCTCTGGTCAGGGTGTCAAACAATTCTACTTTTACGTCTTCCTTATCCTCAACAACAATATctgaaatgataatttttttctacatatgtaaagaaatgaaatatacAATCATTTTGAGATAAATATTAAAGAGAACAAATTTAATTGAATGGGACAATTcattgactgaaaaaaaatactcattGAGTAGTGGTTAATCGAAACGCCACGACGCCCCGATTATGAACATTAGAattaagatttaaaaaaattgttctccACAAAAATTGCATAAGTATCAGATAAGCGTTTACATCGTGATAACAAAATAGTCAGAAATTGCGAACAATGGAATTCACAAATGTGTAAGCGAAGAGGGGTAGAGCAAAGAGAGGGACATTTCAATGGAGAAGGGGTAACCGCTAATGACCTCGATGTACCAACTAAAGTTCACGATCCAAATCGCACCGGTCGTGTGACACTCGTATTTTGTTTccacaaaaatgaattttatagcAATccaataattatgaaaaaaaaacaagctgAAGGGGCGAGTGTAATcgaaaaaacaatggaaaaggAACAAAAACGAATCTCGTGTTGTCGGACGTGCATCGCGATATTAACCCAAAGTGCACACTGGGTCGTTTTGACCCCATAAGCATATGGATGACGCAATAAGTGTGTGCACTCGAAGGGTTAATTATTTGTAGTAGCAGCGACAGAGAATTTACGTCCTTGTCATTTCTGTCAATTTTCAATACATATTATTCACTTTTTAAAACTCCCGCGATATTGTTACGATATCAGCTCtttagggggggggggggggggggggggggtaaggTCAAATCATACGAAAATAGCCatgtttttgtgaattttttactgACGACACAGTAAAAATATCTTTACTTAACCAATGGTACATTGAAGTTTAATATTTGGAGAATatcttctcaaattttccgaaaaaaatattaaaaaatacggCAATGGCAGCAATTTTTCGGACATATCTCCGAAAAAAGTAGGTGCCCCTCGTGACTCGCCGCTGGATCATCcgaaatcaaaaaattaaaattcattcgttaGATAATAGTTTTCCCCAGGTAACGCTGGGAGGGtatttcgaatttcgaatttttcaatttttccgacCACTTTGAAgggaaaatcacaattttttgagaaaaaatcggcTAATTTCttattgcaaaatgaaaattattaacaaaaaaaaaactctccagcgTTACCTGGGGAAAACTATTATCtaacgaatgaattttaattctttgaTTTCAGATGATCCAGCGGCGAGTTACGAGGGGCACCGACTTTGAAAACGTCAGTTGTGGGAAAAACGCTTTAAAGTTTTAAACACTAGATATTAtgcattcaatttcaaaaataaaaaaaaatgaaaaaaaaaattaaataccttacccccccccccttaagaggatggatcagtcggtatatcgcaccgtgagagtgcgagagagatagctgcaaatttcgaaatcgaaattctttgacacagtttaaccgattgaaaaaaggctctgtcagtcgatttttaccATCGTTCTGTgcaggctgacagagcctttttttaatcgatcaaagtgtgtcaaagaatttcgatttcgaaaattccaagtgaggttagtcgactgatccgtACTCTTAAccttttaaggagtttcggtacaggcgatacaatgttgccatgctaatccatgctaaaaaaattgaaaaattcaaaaagttcaaaattttataaaatttggtgaacatattctttagtgccaaatttgacgacacaaattttttaagatttttcttctacacagttatcgagtaattgatcactaaagtttacgtgtataagcatagcgtttccatatatataggtatacattccgggcatgagaaatctgctttaatgcgtaattactcgataactaagtagaagaaaattttgaaaaaatttgagttttcccacttgatgttgaagaacattatcaccaaatttcatcaatttcttaatattttgacttctgtactgaaactccttaaggacgGGAATTTTTATGTTGAAATCGACCTTTCTTTTTAGACAAAATTTGTGCATaacatcgatgaatttttcaagcgaAGTGCCCGACCAAACTAGTGATAGATATTTCGACCAGATCCGTCCTTTAAAGGTTAAGAGTAtggactgatccatactcttaagtgaggttagtcgactggccgtatggatcagtcgactaaccttaAGGTATAACTGATGGAtaggctcgaccaaaaattatatcttgatcggaatttccgtacttcgtgatgcaataaaaatctgaaaaaattcaacaacatttggaaagctatgaacaacaattatcaataataatattgcccaaaagttaataacaaattgtttaaacaattaattattcaataattttgcggtgacctattgttttttttttacgaatcgaatgtgcgcatttttctgaatgctcatgatttttttcagaattttcatggatttttgaaattcccttttttaaattttttaagtggctctatttgtacatttttgatccagtaacgttgagacttttcaaaactgatggtaaatatgtcttctaaaacatatccaaaattcaaatttttaaaaatttttttcaaaatttttttttaaaatttcaaaaatctacgaaaattctgaaaaaattcatgagcattcggaaaaatatacacatttgattcgtaaaaaaaaaacaataggtcaccgcaaaattattgaataattaattgtttaaacaattttttattaacttttgggcaatattattattgataattgttgttcatagctttccaaatgttgttgaattttttcagatttttattgcatcacgaagtacggaaattccgatcaagatataatttttggtcgagcctaTCCATCAAGTTATACCTTAAGCTATCTCtctcgactgatccatcctttTAAAGCTTATTTACCCGATAGACGTTGGGTCAATCTCCGAAAGCGACGAGAacggagagaataaaaagaaacaaacgaCGATGAGTCGTCCGAACGTCACTTTCCTCTCACTCGTGCTCGCTCACACACTAACACTGTCGTTTTGTAATGAAGAATCTTCAACGAAATAACGCACTCCGATTGTCTCTCGAGAAAACGTACACGCACTCTCGTTCAACATTAAAACCGATTGCTTTTGGTTTTTACAACACctgtttgttaattttttcacgaaagtacGAAATAGCCAGTCTCGATCAATAATATCGATGATACGTTAGGTTCATGACGGAGTTTTGTTACCGTTTTCGAGCGCCTTCCCTGATTTTCAGTCACGAAACTCTCACTTCTTGTTTTTAATCCTCACAATCAATCacgtttcaattattttcaatttttcaactacATTGTAAAAgacgtttattttttcctgtTGTCGAAACAAAAACAACGATTTGGtagtacgagaaaaaaagattaacGAAAACGTGGACCGAGAGAGGATTCACGATTACGTCACGATACGTTCCAAACGTCGCTTTTCACACAACTGAAACTGATTCGCTTTTATACGTCTTAACGTTCGGTGCGGAGCCGCTCGAAACTAGCGCCACTGTCGGCAGAATGTTCAACCAAATGTTTCGCTCCCATCCCTCCCATCGCTCCAGTTTACATCCAGCCTATCCAGTCAGCTGTAacgcgaaaatattttttgtctcgaattttttacaGTCGTAAACAAACGATGATTTCCATAGTGAAAATGACAGTTGCTAAGAAAATTACGACATTCGTTGAACTTTCAATTTCCTATTCCCTAATCGATTGATC
It encodes:
- the Keap1 gene encoding kelch-like ECH-associated protein 1B isoform X1; the protein is MDDEEYQQQNRNEASSGSNILKYGNGVSLILSDENDLEDLLNAEKQSNLGDLTFCMANYIKDAMKMMFMMRSHHMLTDVILEVGSELFHAHKVILAAASPYFKAMFTGGLKECEMTRVKLQGVCPTAMARLMYFMYTGQIRVTEVTVCSLLPAATMFQVSNVIDACCTFLERQLDPTNAIGIANFAEQHGCHSLCHKANQFIVQHFNQICQEEEFLQLSAIQLISLVRKDELNVQEEREVYNAVLKWVKYNEEARGPKMEHILHAVRCQYLTPNFLREQMKNCDVLKKVPACREYLAQIFKDLTLHKKPIVKERTPNTPRVIYIAGGFYKNSLDILEGYNADDKTWTQHAKLIVPRSGLGGAFLKGMFYAVGGRNNSPDTSLRVCFSRYDSDWVDRYNPVTDQWRPCSPMSLARNRVGVAVMDGLLYAVGGSAGVEYHNSVECFDPDMDQWTNVKPMHVKRLGVGVAVVNRLLYAIGGFDGTHRLNSVECYHPENDEWTMVTSMKCSRSGAGVASLGQFIYVVGGYDGNEQLNTVERYDTENDQWEYISSVSIARSALSVTVLDGKLYAMGGYDGTTFLSIVEIYDPGKDLWELGLPMTSGRSGHASAVSYYQCPLHCDHLEHNIAQEPAPS
- the Keap1 gene encoding kelch-like ECH-associated protein 1B isoform X2, giving the protein MDDEEYQQQNRNEASSGSNILKYGNGVSLILSDENDLEDLLNAEKQSNLGDLTFCMANYIKDAMKMMFMMRSHHMLTDVILEVGSELFHAHKVILAAASPYFKAMFTGGLKECEMTRVKLQGVCPTAMARLMYFMYTGQIRVTEVTVCSLLPAATMFQVSNVIDACCTFLERQLDPTNAIGIANFAEQHGCHSLCHKANQFIVQHFNQICQEEEFLQLSAIQLISLVRKDELNVQEEREVYNAVLKWVKYNEEARGPKMEHILHAVRCQYLTPNFLREQMKNCDVLKKVPACREYLAQIFKDLTLHKKPIVKERTPNTPRVIYIAGGFYKNSLDILEGYNADDKTWTQHAKLIVPRSGLGGAFLKGMFYAVGGRNNSPDTRYDSDWVDRYNPVTDQWRPCSPMSLARNRVGVAVMDGLLYAVGGSAGVEYHNSVECFDPDMDQWTNVKPMHVKRLGVGVAVVNRLLYAIGGFDGTHRLNSVECYHPENDEWTMVTSMKCSRSGAGVASLGQFIYVVGGYDGNEQLNTVERYDTENDQWEYISSVSIARSALSVTVLDGKLYAMGGYDGTTFLSIVEIYDPGKDLWELGLPMTSGRSGHASAVSYYQCPLHCDHLEHNIAQEPAPS